One genomic segment of Desulforamulus reducens MI-1 includes these proteins:
- the nadB gene encoding L-aspartate oxidase, whose protein sequence is MTNRYLVNFDSRELPQQEAEYLIIGGGIAGLFTAWAAAKSGAQITLLTKRTVAESNTDRAQGGIAAALGQHDSPALHMQDTLIAGAGLCDEDAVRILVNEGPERVKELIKMGASFDRTGEDLCFTREGCHSQHRILHAQGDATGAEILRALYQNVSSLSSVEIIENQYVVDLLVKNNVCYGALAMDQITGQFRVFRGKIVVLATGGSGRLYNYTTNPEVATADGIALAYRAGAEVMDMEFIQFHPTSLVLPDAPRFLISEAVRGEGALLRNSWGERFMAQYHGMAELAPRDIVSRAILSEMARTRANSVFLDLTHLDPDKIKERFPTITQTCSKYGVDIAREFIPVAPAAHYMMGGVKTDLWGETSIQRLFACGEASCMAVHGANRLASNSLLDGLVWGGRIVARANHVLEERLPEETEFFCQDLLTTPEEDFIDLRKEIQHIMGDKVGPLRTAQRLAQALAFFERWSYLTKHEVRDTAKMEVRNMLEVGALIAEAAMMRSESRGGHFRLDYPETSERWQKHIILKGN, encoded by the coding sequence TTGACAAACCGATACCTGGTTAATTTTGACTCCAGGGAATTACCCCAACAGGAAGCAGAGTATTTGATCATAGGCGGGGGTATTGCAGGGCTTTTTACTGCTTGGGCGGCAGCAAAATCCGGTGCACAAATAACTCTCCTGACAAAACGCACGGTGGCCGAAAGTAATACCGATAGGGCTCAGGGTGGTATTGCTGCCGCATTGGGTCAGCATGATTCCCCAGCATTACATATGCAAGATACATTAATTGCCGGGGCTGGTCTATGTGATGAAGATGCTGTTAGAATATTGGTAAACGAAGGACCCGAGAGAGTAAAGGAATTAATTAAAATGGGTGCATCCTTTGATCGAACAGGAGAAGATCTTTGTTTCACCAGAGAAGGTTGCCATAGCCAACATCGGATCCTTCATGCACAGGGTGACGCTACCGGAGCGGAGATTTTACGTGCCCTATATCAAAATGTATCCTCATTGTCTAGTGTAGAGATTATTGAAAATCAGTATGTTGTTGACCTGCTGGTCAAAAATAATGTATGTTACGGTGCTCTGGCTATGGATCAAATTACCGGCCAATTTCGTGTTTTTAGGGGTAAAATCGTTGTTTTGGCCACTGGAGGGTCTGGACGGTTATATAACTATACCACAAACCCCGAAGTTGCTACAGCTGACGGAATTGCCTTAGCCTACAGAGCTGGTGCTGAAGTCATGGACATGGAGTTTATTCAGTTTCATCCCACTTCATTGGTTTTACCAGATGCACCCCGCTTTTTAATTTCGGAGGCTGTAAGAGGAGAAGGGGCTCTACTGCGAAATTCTTGGGGGGAAAGGTTTATGGCCCAATATCATGGTATGGCGGAGCTTGCCCCCCGAGATATAGTATCCCGTGCGATTTTAAGTGAAATGGCTAGGACAAGGGCTAATTCTGTTTTTCTTGATCTGACTCACTTAGATCCCGATAAAATTAAGGAACGTTTTCCGACTATCACACAAACCTGTTCCAAATACGGCGTAGATATTGCCCGGGAATTTATTCCAGTTGCCCCGGCGGCCCACTATATGATGGGTGGGGTGAAAACGGATCTCTGGGGAGAAACAAGTATCCAACGCTTATTCGCTTGCGGTGAAGCCAGTTGCATGGCAGTCCACGGTGCAAATAGACTGGCCAGCAACTCATTGTTGGATGGTCTGGTCTGGGGCGGGCGTATTGTGGCAAGGGCCAACCATGTCCTAGAAGAAAGATTACCCGAGGAAACAGAGTTCTTCTGTCAAGATTTGCTGACAACTCCTGAAGAAGACTTTATCGACCTAAGGAAAGAGATACAGCATATTATGGGAGACAAAGTAGGTCCATTACGGACCGCCCAGCGACTAGCCCAAGCACTGGCATTCTTTGAACGTTGGTCATATTTAACCAAGCATGAAGTTAGGGATACAGCAAAAATGGAAGTGCGAAACATGCTGGAGGTTGGGGCATTGATAGCTGAGGCCGCAATGATGCGGAGTGAAAGCAGAGGAGGCCATTTTCGCTTAGATTATCCCGAGACATCAGAGCGGTGGCAAAAGCATATTATTCTTAAGGGTAATTAA
- the nadC gene encoding carboxylating nicotinate-nucleotide diphosphorylase yields the protein MDLNFMELRKLIETSLAEDIGTGDITTNSIVPAECKTKGIIFVKETGIVAGISVAEAVFRYLSPEIGFIAHAKDGDQLEAGQTIAKVEGDARAILTGERLALNFLQRMSGIATRTASLVEKVKLYPVRVVDTRKTTPGLRMLEKYAVRIAGGFNHRFGLNDAVLIKDNHIKVAGGITQAILAARHNVPHTIKIEVEVESLAGVIEALDAKADIIMLDNMDHATMREAVKLIDGRALVEASGGVNEETIVSVAKTGVDLISVGALTHSIKSLDISLDIGEIKVRNN from the coding sequence ATGGATCTGAATTTTATGGAATTAAGAAAATTGATTGAAACTTCCTTAGCTGAAGACATAGGTACGGGAGATATTACAACCAACAGCATTGTTCCTGCTGAATGTAAGACCAAAGGGATTATATTTGTTAAGGAAACTGGCATTGTGGCGGGTATCTCGGTGGCAGAAGCGGTTTTCCGTTATTTATCCCCGGAGATTGGCTTTATCGCCCATGCAAAGGATGGGGATCAATTGGAGGCCGGCCAAACCATTGCAAAGGTTGAGGGGGATGCTCGGGCTATTTTAACCGGGGAGCGTCTGGCCTTAAATTTCTTGCAAAGAATGAGTGGCATCGCCACCCGGACAGCATCTTTAGTTGAAAAAGTAAAGCTTTACCCTGTGCGTGTTGTGGATACCCGCAAGACAACGCCTGGCTTACGCATGTTGGAAAAGTATGCTGTCCGGATTGCCGGGGGTTTTAATCATCGCTTTGGATTAAATGACGCAGTATTAATTAAAGATAACCACATAAAAGTGGCTGGGGGCATAACACAGGCTATACTGGCGGCCAGACATAATGTGCCCCATACCATTAAAATTGAGGTTGAGGTAGAAAGTTTAGCCGGCGTTATCGAGGCATTAGATGCTAAAGCAGATATTATTATGTTGGATAACATGGATCATGCTACTATGCGGGAAGCCGTCAAGTTGATCGATGGACGAGCCTTGGTGGAAGCATCCGGTGGAGTAAATGAAGAAACCATTGTTTCTGTGGCAAAAACAGGGGTTGATTTAATATCGGTGGGAGCCCTTACTCATTCCATTAAGTCCCTGGATATTAGTTTAGATATTGGTGAGATAAAAGTAAGAAATAACTAA
- a CDS encoding 4Fe-4S binding protein, with the protein MSSNTLRRFTQGIFLLSMTYVAWAHQFFGGGPNGRPPIDAFCPFGGLESLYGFIAYGEFIKRTNLSNVILLVGTILTAIVVGRAFCGWICPLGTLQEWLNRLGQRIMGKNFSPPEKIDRYLRSLKYLFLLLIIALTWHTGTLVFRDLDPWVAYAHIFGGWEKLTERPIGLILLVVTLVGAIFIDRLWCKYLCPLGAFLGLFHKFSLVKLGVDQQQCVQCGKCERKCTMQVSILQDHVQGSECIACGECVNHCVKPGTLAMRFGKKTISILMVGIITIGLFMGTYLAAKSTGLWITKGNAQIHMEEER; encoded by the coding sequence ATGTCGTCTAATACCTTGCGTAGGTTTACTCAGGGGATTTTCCTTTTATCCATGACCTATGTGGCCTGGGCACACCAATTCTTCGGCGGGGGTCCAAACGGGAGGCCTCCCATTGATGCCTTTTGTCCCTTTGGTGGGTTAGAGAGTCTTTATGGATTTATAGCCTATGGTGAGTTTATCAAGAGAACGAACCTGTCCAATGTTATTTTACTGGTGGGAACCATATTAACCGCCATCGTGGTGGGAAGGGCCTTTTGTGGCTGGATTTGTCCCCTGGGGACCCTCCAAGAATGGTTAAACCGTTTGGGTCAGAGGATAATGGGCAAGAACTTTAGCCCGCCGGAGAAAATAGACCGTTATTTAAGGTCTTTAAAGTATTTATTCCTACTCCTTATTATTGCTTTAACCTGGCATACAGGAACCTTAGTTTTTCGTGATTTGGACCCATGGGTTGCCTATGCGCATATCTTTGGCGGATGGGAAAAACTAACGGAGCGGCCCATAGGACTGATTTTACTGGTCGTAACATTAGTAGGGGCCATCTTTATTGACCGATTATGGTGCAAGTATCTCTGTCCCCTGGGTGCCTTCTTAGGTCTTTTTCATAAGTTTAGTTTGGTAAAACTGGGTGTTGACCAGCAGCAATGTGTACAGTGTGGAAAATGTGAACGAAAATGTACTATGCAGGTGTCTATCTTGCAAGATCATGTCCAAGGATCGGAATGTATAGCCTGTGGGGAATGTGTTAATCACTGTGTTAAACCGGGAACCCTTGCTATGCGCTTTGGTAAAAAAACCATATCCATACTAATGGTAGGCATTATCACCATTGGACTATTTATGGGAACATATTTGGCTGCTAAATCCACAGGTCTTTGGATTACTAAGGGCAATGCCCAAATTCATATGGAGGAAGAAAGGTAA
- a CDS encoding biotin--[acetyl-CoA-carboxylase] ligase, whose amino-acid sequence MNPKQKILELLREEEPGYVSGEYICQQLQVSRTAIWKTIESLRSDGYDIEARPRLGYRLLTSPDILDPAEWQTDIKTHIIGQTVRYYKTTTSTNEVAKDLARQGITEGAIIITEEQSKGRGRLGRTWQCPPRTGLCFSVVLFPRANPMEVPQFTMLAAVAVVKALYRTLGLRAQVKWPNDVYIEGLKICGILAEMAAEADRVKYVVLGIGLNVNQSKEDLVCFGNTATSLRVQLGRTLLRSQILKVLLEELDNLYTLWQQEGFLPLKGLWRDNALWIGNKVQVSGLNSNYQGTMEGIDDGGALLLRLYDGTIKTFYSGEVSLRPANK is encoded by the coding sequence ATGAATCCTAAACAAAAAATCCTAGAGCTACTTCGGGAAGAAGAGCCAGGGTATGTATCAGGCGAATACATATGTCAGCAACTCCAGGTGTCCAGAACAGCTATTTGGAAAACCATTGAGTCCCTTAGGAGTGATGGGTATGATATTGAGGCCAGACCTCGCTTGGGTTATCGTTTGTTAACCTCTCCGGATATTCTAGACCCAGCAGAGTGGCAGACAGATATCAAGACCCATATCATCGGACAGACTGTTCGTTATTACAAAACCACCACTTCCACCAATGAGGTTGCCAAGGACCTTGCAAGGCAAGGGATAACCGAAGGGGCCATTATCATTACAGAGGAACAAAGCAAAGGTCGGGGAAGGCTGGGTCGCACCTGGCAATGCCCACCCCGGACGGGTCTTTGTTTTTCCGTAGTCCTATTCCCCCGGGCCAATCCAATGGAGGTGCCCCAGTTTACTATGTTGGCAGCGGTGGCTGTGGTTAAGGCTTTGTATCGTACCCTCGGTCTTAGGGCACAGGTTAAATGGCCCAATGATGTCTACATTGAGGGACTAAAAATATGTGGTATCCTTGCAGAGATGGCTGCGGAGGCAGATCGAGTAAAGTATGTTGTTTTGGGGATTGGCCTGAATGTGAATCAAAGCAAGGAAGACTTGGTGTGTTTTGGTAATACAGCCACTTCCCTGAGGGTTCAATTAGGGCGGACACTGCTGCGATCCCAGATATTAAAGGTACTACTGGAGGAACTGGATAATCTTTATACCCTTTGGCAACAGGAAGGATTTTTACCTCTGAAGGGTTTATGGCGAGATAACGCTTTATGGATAGGTAACAAGGTACAAGTAAGTGGATTAAATAGCAATTACCAAGGTACTATGGAAGGAATCGATGACGGCGGGGCCTTGCTTCTTCGGTTATACGACGGTACCATAAAAACATTTTATTCAGGGGAAGTATCATTGAGACCAGCCAATAAATGA
- a CDS encoding biotin transporter BioY, translating into MRLTSREISMAALMAAIMVVVTLITRVPFVLALVPFSLQPLIAILAGVLLGARTGALSMIVYLLLGLIGLPVFATEPFGGPAYVLKPTFGFLLGQVIAAYVAGKILEGHKDKKLIYYLMASVAGMAVIYVVGLPYIYVTLNFYLGKTVSLMGVLKIGFLPFVLWDLLKAVIVAVLARAIHQRLPNSSTKPNQKLPS; encoded by the coding sequence TTGCGACTTACTAGCAGGGAAATTTCAATGGCAGCCTTAATGGCGGCAATTATGGTGGTGGTGACCTTAATCACCCGGGTTCCATTTGTACTGGCACTGGTGCCCTTCAGTTTACAACCTTTGATAGCGATACTGGCGGGGGTGCTATTGGGGGCAAGGACCGGGGCCTTGAGTATGATTGTTTATTTACTATTGGGCTTGATCGGGCTGCCGGTATTTGCCACGGAGCCCTTCGGAGGTCCTGCCTATGTGCTGAAGCCCACTTTTGGATTTCTTTTAGGACAGGTAATTGCTGCCTATGTAGCAGGAAAAATCTTAGAAGGACATAAAGACAAGAAATTAATCTATTATTTGATGGCCTCAGTGGCAGGGATGGCTGTTATCTATGTAGTGGGGCTACCATATATTTACGTGACATTAAATTTTTATCTTGGAAAAACAGTATCCCTGATGGGAGTGTTAAAAATTGGCTTTTTACCCTTTGTCCTTTGGGATTTATTAAAGGCTGTAATTGTGGCTGTTTTGGCAAGAGCCATTCATCAACGACTGCCTAATTCTTCAACCAAGCCAAACCAAAAGCTGCCGAGTTAA
- a CDS encoding NAD(P)/FAD-dependent oxidoreductase: protein MSESPKNAILQRDNTYAIIPKTGFAGLLNGDSLRKLADVVDKYQIPVIKMTASQRIALVGIKEEDVNKVWADLGMEAAPATGLCVRSVQSCPGNSLCKYGKQDSLGLAQRLDELFSGIALPNKFKMGISGCPLNCCEAWTRDFGAFGKPNGFTVVIGGNAGAAPHIGKVLAEGLSIEEVVSLAGRLISYYKENAKNGERMFKFVERLGIEEIQKVTLA, encoded by the coding sequence ATGTCAGAATCCCCCAAAAATGCTATCTTACAACGTGATAATACCTATGCAATTATCCCTAAAACTGGTTTCGCCGGGTTATTAAACGGTGACTCCTTACGTAAGTTGGCCGATGTTGTGGACAAGTATCAAATTCCGGTGATAAAGATGACTGCTTCCCAACGAATCGCATTGGTGGGCATTAAAGAAGAAGATGTAAACAAAGTATGGGCAGACCTCGGAATGGAAGCTGCACCTGCCACAGGTCTCTGTGTAAGAAGTGTGCAATCCTGTCCAGGAAATTCCCTGTGCAAATATGGTAAACAGGATTCCTTAGGACTGGCCCAAAGGCTAGATGAACTTTTCTCTGGCATAGCATTGCCTAATAAATTTAAAATGGGTATTTCTGGATGCCCATTAAATTGTTGCGAAGCTTGGACGAGGGATTTTGGGGCCTTTGGAAAACCAAATGGCTTCACCGTTGTGATTGGCGGCAACGCCGGTGCCGCTCCCCACATTGGTAAAGTGCTGGCAGAGGGCCTGAGTATAGAAGAGGTTGTATCCCTGGCTGGTCGGTTAATTAGTTATTATAAAGAGAATGCTAAGAACGGCGAGAGAATGTTTAAATTTGTAGAGCGACTGGGCATTGAAGAAATACAAAAGGTCACCTTAGCTTAA
- a CDS encoding type III pantothenate kinase, whose translation MLLAIDIGNTNIVFGVFQDKNLVDHWRLATDRNRTADEYGVLLKELFTLSKINMTSVEGVIISSVVPPVNGLLESMIKKYFKLDPILVGPGIKTGIPIKTDNPREVGADRIVNAVAAYSLYGGPLIIVDFGTATTFCCVTAKGEYLGGAIAPGIGISTEALFARAAKLPRVELVKPLSVIGRNTINAMQAGIVFGFAGQVEMIVKRMKQEIGTDVQVIATGGLAEIIARETTVIDIINPSLTLMGLYILYERNQATNGGQGLCK comes from the coding sequence TTGCTACTGGCAATAGACATTGGCAATACTAACATTGTCTTTGGTGTTTTTCAGGATAAAAATTTGGTAGATCACTGGCGTTTAGCCACAGACCGTAACCGGACCGCTGATGAGTATGGTGTTTTATTAAAAGAACTTTTTACTTTATCGAAAATAAATATGACTTCTGTGGAAGGGGTTATTATTTCTTCCGTCGTGCCTCCGGTAAATGGGCTGTTGGAATCTATGATTAAAAAATATTTTAAGTTGGATCCCATTCTGGTTGGACCGGGAATTAAAACCGGTATTCCTATTAAAACGGACAATCCCAGAGAAGTTGGTGCGGACCGAATTGTCAATGCAGTAGCCGCCTACTCCCTCTACGGGGGTCCTCTAATTATCGTTGACTTTGGCACAGCAACTACCTTTTGCTGCGTAACAGCCAAAGGCGAATACTTAGGAGGGGCCATCGCACCGGGCATAGGTATTTCAACCGAAGCTTTATTTGCCAGGGCAGCTAAACTGCCTAGGGTAGAACTTGTTAAACCTCTGTCAGTTATTGGTAGGAATACAATAAATGCCATGCAAGCGGGAATTGTTTTTGGCTTTGCGGGGCAGGTAGAAATGATTGTGAAAAGGATGAAACAAGAGATAGGAACTGATGTACAGGTTATTGCAACTGGGGGGTTGGCAGAGATTATTGCCAGGGAAACCACAGTGATAGATATAATTAACCCCTCGTTAACTTTGATGGGTTTATATATTCTCTACGAACGCAACCAGGCGACTAATGGGGGACAAGGCTTATGCAAATAG